In a genomic window of Chaetodon auriga isolate fChaAug3 chromosome 1, fChaAug3.hap1, whole genome shotgun sequence:
- the wdr93 gene encoding WD repeat-containing protein 93 isoform X2 gives MEASCKTETFREKTPAVELSGVTQLPQSTNCLACSEDGRYLSLGHSQGLAVWCASSLVCVAEWLQDRVEIASIQMTRMAEAAYLLGAVDDMGVARVFAYHCEGIHLLSVINMMENINKRSICSTFEVSDGGDYGAASISCNGSLWLEVYHFPSGAWVKELEMAQKQDPNSSGDEDVKWSPVAVVIKIKPAKSPAGVPLDGPLDVLQVTDFLTHCLALDVDTSSCQRVEHASNTDAGKTNASQRRCTHHFLLPCGQFPGGRKAKSQSGLPVAVCVWWSGSRNLLQYLLDKGSKNKPDVEPMPDVLWPNAKEILCSAVSRCTRYIALGLDDGLLCVWDRQAGSPLSVVSVSGTDGALFRMQFVDYWPVSADDSQTFTRAEVHLLVLCRSGAIHAVTTGRGTPSCTMQLTERPKHSGDLPTVTASVPFLQSLSLVVQRNGKMFLQDAINKTTVCFLIPPTTHLIASPCNPVYALNTKQQTLFIKGDQDPSCSASSKGGSQSQLFIFRFGESDIVKQHIVSPPDSQQQQESCCVTLEESCDLYLQQRARSVDERNKAITQTWKQLQETAVMLQQKHSRAAAS, from the exons ATGGAAGCATCGTGCAAAACAGAGAcattcagagagaaaacacctgctgtggaACTGTCAGGTGTGACACAG CTTCCTCAGAGCACCAACTGCCTGGCGTGCTCAGAAGACGGCAGGTACCTCAGTCTGGGTCACTCCCAGGGCTTGGCTGTGTGGTGTGCGTCCTCTCTGGTCTGTGTTGCAGAGTGGCTGCAAGACCGAGTAGAAATTGCATCTATTCAAATGACGAGGATGGCTGAGGCGGCCTATTTGCTTGGTGCCGTTGATGATATGG gtgtTGCCAGAGTCTTTGCGTATCACTGTGAAGGCATCCACCTCCTCAGTGTTATTAACATGATG GAAAATATCAACAAAAGGAGCATTTGCTCGACATTTGAAGTATCTGATGGGGGAGATTATGGAGCTGCATCAATCAGCT GCAACGGCTCTCTTTGGCTCGAGGTCTATCACTTCCCCTCAGGAGCATGGGTGAAAGAGTTAGAAATGGCACAAAAACAG gaCCCAAACTCATCTGGAGATGAGGATGTGAAATGGTCTCCAGTTGCAGTGGTGATTAAAATTAAGCCGGCCAAAAGTCCAGCAG GAGTACCATTGGATGGTCCACTTGACGTCTTGCAGGTGACGGACTTTTTGACACACTGTTTGGCACTGGACGTAGacaccagcagctgtcagcGGGTGGAACATGCTTCCAATACAGACgcaggaaaaacaaatgcaagCCAAAG GCGATGCACCCACCACTTTCTCCTGCCTTGTGGTCAGTTTCCTGGTGGCCGTAAAGCAAAGTCTCAGTCAG GATTGCCTGTTGCTGTCTGCGTGTGGTGGAGCGGCAGCCGTAATCTTCTTCAATATTTGCTGGACAAAGGTTCTAAGAACAAACCAG ATGTGGAACCCATGCCAGATGTGTTGTGGCCAAATGCGAAAGAGATCCTCTGCTCTGCCGTCAGTAGATGCACCCGTTACATAGCGCTTGGGCTCGATGAtggtttgttgtgtgtctggGACAGGCAGGCTG GGTCTCCGTTGTCTGTTGTCTCAGTGTCAGGGACAGACGGTGCCTTGTTCAGGATGCAGTTTGTGGATTACTGGCCGGTGTCTGCTGATGATTCCCAGACTTTTACCAGAGCAGAAGTCCATCTTTTGGTGTTGTGTAGAAGTGGAGCAATCCATGCCGTCACCACAGGACGAGGGACTCCTTCCTGCACGATGCAGCTTACTGAACG GCCGAAACACAGCGGGGACCTCCCAACTGTCACTGCATCAGTGCCGTTCCTGCAGAGCTTG TCGCTTGTGGtgcagagaaatggaaaaatgtttcTCCAAGATGCTATCAACAAAACCACTGTGTGCTTCTTGATTCCTCCCACAACTCATCTGATTGCTTCTCCCTGCAATCCTGTTTATGCTCTGAACACCAAACAGCAAACTCTGTTCATAAAAG gtgACCAGGACCCCAGCTGCAGTGCGTCTTCTAAAGGAGGAAGCCAGAGTCAGCTTTTCATCTTCCGTTTTGGAGAGTCTGATATCGTTAAGCAACATATTGTTTCACCTCCAGActctcaacaacaacaagaatCATGCTGTGTCACTCTAGAGGAAAGCTGCGATCTCTACCTTCAGCAAAG AGCGCGGTCTGTGGATGAAAGGAACAAAGCTATCACACAGACCTGGAAGCAGCTTCAGGAAACTGCAGTGATgctacagcagaaacacagcagagcagcagccagctgA
- the wdr93 gene encoding WD repeat-containing protein 93 isoform X1, whose translation MEASCKTETFREKTPAVELSGVTQLPQSTNCLACSEDGRYLSLGHSQGLAVWCASSLVCVAEWLQDRVEIASIQMTRMAEAAYLLGAVDDMGVARVFAYHCEGIHLLSVINMMENINKRSICSTFEVSDGGDYGAASISCNGSLWLEVYHFPSGAWVKELEMAQKQDPNSSGDEDVKWSPVAVVIKIKPAKSPAGVPLDGPLDVLQVTDFLTHCLALDVDTSSCQRVEHASNTDAGKTNASQRRCTHHFLLPCGQFPGGRKAKSQSGLPVAVCVWWSGSRNLLQYLLDKGSKNKPDVEPMPDVLWPNAKEILCSAVSRCTRYIALGLDDGLLCVWDRQAGSPLSVVSVSGTDGALFRMQFVDYWPVSADDSQTFTRAEVHLLVLCRSGAIHAVTTGRGTPSCTMQLTERPKHSGDLPTVTASVPFLQSLSLVVQRNGKMFLQDAINKTTVCFLIPPTTHLIASPCNPVYALNTKQQTLFIKAGDQDPSCSASSKGGSQSQLFIFRFGESDIVKQHIVSPPDSQQQQESCCVTLEESCDLYLQQRARSVDERNKAITQTWKQLQETAVMLQQKHSRAAAS comes from the exons ATGGAAGCATCGTGCAAAACAGAGAcattcagagagaaaacacctgctgtggaACTGTCAGGTGTGACACAG CTTCCTCAGAGCACCAACTGCCTGGCGTGCTCAGAAGACGGCAGGTACCTCAGTCTGGGTCACTCCCAGGGCTTGGCTGTGTGGTGTGCGTCCTCTCTGGTCTGTGTTGCAGAGTGGCTGCAAGACCGAGTAGAAATTGCATCTATTCAAATGACGAGGATGGCTGAGGCGGCCTATTTGCTTGGTGCCGTTGATGATATGG gtgtTGCCAGAGTCTTTGCGTATCACTGTGAAGGCATCCACCTCCTCAGTGTTATTAACATGATG GAAAATATCAACAAAAGGAGCATTTGCTCGACATTTGAAGTATCTGATGGGGGAGATTATGGAGCTGCATCAATCAGCT GCAACGGCTCTCTTTGGCTCGAGGTCTATCACTTCCCCTCAGGAGCATGGGTGAAAGAGTTAGAAATGGCACAAAAACAG gaCCCAAACTCATCTGGAGATGAGGATGTGAAATGGTCTCCAGTTGCAGTGGTGATTAAAATTAAGCCGGCCAAAAGTCCAGCAG GAGTACCATTGGATGGTCCACTTGACGTCTTGCAGGTGACGGACTTTTTGACACACTGTTTGGCACTGGACGTAGacaccagcagctgtcagcGGGTGGAACATGCTTCCAATACAGACgcaggaaaaacaaatgcaagCCAAAG GCGATGCACCCACCACTTTCTCCTGCCTTGTGGTCAGTTTCCTGGTGGCCGTAAAGCAAAGTCTCAGTCAG GATTGCCTGTTGCTGTCTGCGTGTGGTGGAGCGGCAGCCGTAATCTTCTTCAATATTTGCTGGACAAAGGTTCTAAGAACAAACCAG ATGTGGAACCCATGCCAGATGTGTTGTGGCCAAATGCGAAAGAGATCCTCTGCTCTGCCGTCAGTAGATGCACCCGTTACATAGCGCTTGGGCTCGATGAtggtttgttgtgtgtctggGACAGGCAGGCTG GGTCTCCGTTGTCTGTTGTCTCAGTGTCAGGGACAGACGGTGCCTTGTTCAGGATGCAGTTTGTGGATTACTGGCCGGTGTCTGCTGATGATTCCCAGACTTTTACCAGAGCAGAAGTCCATCTTTTGGTGTTGTGTAGAAGTGGAGCAATCCATGCCGTCACCACAGGACGAGGGACTCCTTCCTGCACGATGCAGCTTACTGAACG GCCGAAACACAGCGGGGACCTCCCAACTGTCACTGCATCAGTGCCGTTCCTGCAGAGCTTG TCGCTTGTGGtgcagagaaatggaaaaatgtttcTCCAAGATGCTATCAACAAAACCACTGTGTGCTTCTTGATTCCTCCCACAACTCATCTGATTGCTTCTCCCTGCAATCCTGTTTATGCTCTGAACACCAAACAGCAAACTCTGTTCATAAAAG caggtgACCAGGACCCCAGCTGCAGTGCGTCTTCTAAAGGAGGAAGCCAGAGTCAGCTTTTCATCTTCCGTTTTGGAGAGTCTGATATCGTTAAGCAACATATTGTTTCACCTCCAGActctcaacaacaacaagaatCATGCTGTGTCACTCTAGAGGAAAGCTGCGATCTCTACCTTCAGCAAAG AGCGCGGTCTGTGGATGAAAGGAACAAAGCTATCACACAGACCTGGAAGCAGCTTCAGGAAACTGCAGTGATgctacagcagaaacacagcagagcagcagccagctgA